A window of the Maniola hyperantus chromosome 16, iAphHyp1.2, whole genome shotgun sequence genome harbors these coding sequences:
- the LOC117989716 gene encoding histone-lysine N-methyltransferase SETD1B-like, with protein MTFLGLRLDTSGPFGIDYVVLAKRNGGRAARRRVTLGQRPRDKTARAPTRATLAPRARDMPRATPLLLLLVTVARAADVFVIADTADQTSAIVRVANETIVEASDALAGNDTLGDPVVRKKRTFGDIVFRGLADVLGYNVARKAPQVVFPPPLAPVPGIDAPLPQGSDAPLQIPLALAADPAPCGRAVAPQPCAPPPPPPPPKPKPAPPPCPKPRANSKPKPKPKPRPKPKPQPPPCGSGRANPTTAAPCGAAAPKADSNLETISSDFRLDFNFNRKPATAAAAAPPEQPAEQMLELQQQDAPADPVVAIRPQAARLPPEPPRKPRVYLDAFVVQNGVTQKIQTIDARNAVQHQADNDYLSYDEPAEPPPPQQPQQTQPALDADYDYMLDSSERSKQVREFGTAVDKFWDQKKKKMKKTPAFDYRSVHFGDRNLANQARDQSDQSDERYQSMIQASSDAQAQPQPALHDDEEEFTTTTLSPRRRLKPRVLPPTEKNPNQIDTVTVQVPPIYKEKRPRKLHRERPESAERPEREEDSPYKPYEYNYQGSDGNGFYGYSPYRRGSDAESENSEAIYQTEQPKRKRRRKLKRKTRSVYRHYTAGDFDYYGKKLPISQEEQYFRGLTIPPPTRDPDVVRLERAPDGDGHFLDDHERLRDDPERIKTKKKGGKKQADDKDGADEAERSEEAERSGEAERLEESEASADAEISSEKERSGEKERADELSPNARVRETGYKNNYVHAHNVQVDDNQPLVRTVKRKKPKKA; from the coding sequence ATGACATTCTTAGGTCTCAGGCTCGATACGAGTGGTCCGTTCGGGATCGATTATGTCGTGTTAGCGAAGAGGAATGGAGGGAGGGCGGCGCGCCGACGCGTGACGCTTGGGCAACGGCCGCGCGACAAAACTGCGCGCGCGCCGACCCGCGCGACACTAGCGCCCCGAGCCCGCGACATGCCGCGCGCGACgccgctgctgctgctgctcgTCACTGTCGCGCGAGCCGCCGACGTGTTCGTCATCGCCGACACCGCCGACCAGACCAGCGCCATCGTCAGGGTAGCCAACGAGACCATCGTCGAGGCGAGCGACGCTCTCGCCGGCAATGACACGCTCGGCGACCCCGTCGTGCGCAAGAAGCGGACCTTCGGCGACATCGTGTTCCGCGGCCTAGCCGACGTGCTGGGCTACAACGTGGCGCGCAAGGCGCCGCAGGTGGTGTTCCCGCCGCCGCTCGCGCCCGTGCCCGGCATCGACGCGCCGCTGCCGCAGGGCTCCGACGCGCCGCTGCAGATCCCCCTCGCGCTCGCCGCCGACCCTGCGCCCTGCGGCCGCGCCGTCGCGCCGCAGCcctgcgcgccgccgccgcctccgcCTCCGCCCAAACCCAAGCCGGCGCCGCCCCCCTGCCCGAAGCCGCGAGCGAACTCGAAACCGAAACCCAAGCCCAAGCCGCGGCCGAAACCGAAACCGCAGCCTCCCCCGTGCGGCAGCGGGCGCGCCAACCCCACCACCGCAGCGCCCTGCGGCGCAGCCGCGCCCAAGGCGGACTCCAATCTCGAAACCATCTCCTCCGACTTCCGCCTGGACTTCAATTTCAATAGAAAACCGGCGACCGCCGCGGCGGCCGCGCCTCCGGAGCAGCCCGCGGAGCAGATGCTGGAGCTCCAACAGCAGGACGCCCCCGCCGACCCCGTGGTCGCCATCCGGCCCCAGGCCGCCAGGCTGCCCCCCGAGCCGCCGCGCAAGCCGCGAGTGTACTTGGATGCCTTCGTCGTACAAAACGGAGTGACTCAAAAGATTCAAACGATCGACGCGCGCAATGCGGTCCAGCACCAAGCCGACAACGACTACCTGTCGTACGACGAGCCGGCcgagccgccgccgccgcagcaGCCGCAGCAGACGCAGCCCGCCCTCGACGCCGACTACGACTACATGCTGGACTCGAGCGAACGCAGCAAGCAAGTGCGGGAATTCGGCACAGCCGTCGACAAGTTCTGGGAtcagaagaaaaagaagatgaAAAAAACACCCGCGTTCGACTATCGCTCCGTGCACTTCGGCGACCGCAATCTCGCCAATCAGGCGCGGGACCAGAGTGACCAGAGCGACGAGAGATACCAGTCTATGATACAGGCGTCGTCGGACGCGCAGGCGCAGCCCCAGCCCGCGCTCCACGACGACGAGGAAGAGTTCACGACCACGACGCTGAGCCCCCGCCGACGACTCAAGCCGCGCGTGTTGCCCCCGACCGAGAAGAACCCCAACCAGATCGATACGGTGACGGTCCAAGTGCCTCCCATATACAAGGAGAAGCGGCCGAGGAAGTTGCACCGGGAACGGCCGGAGTCGGCCGAGCGGCCCGAGCGCGAGGAGGACTCGCCGTACAAGCCGTACGAGTACAACTACCAGGGGTCCGACGGGAACGGGTTCTACGGGTACAGCCCCTACCGCCGCGGCTCCGACGCCGAGTCGGAGAACAGCGAAGCGATATATCAGACGGAACAGCCGAAGCGGAAGCGCAGGCGAAAACTCAAACGGAAGACGCGATCGGTATACCGGCACTACACCGCGGGGGACTTCGACTACTACGGCAAGAAGCTGCCCATCTCGCAGGAGGAGCAGTACTTCCGCGGCCTGACCATCCCCCCGCCCACCAGGGACCCCGACGTCGTCCGCCTGGAGCGGGCGCCCGACGGGGACGGCCACTTCCTGGACGACCACGAGAGGCTTCGAGACGACCCGGAGAGAATAAAAACCAAAAAGAAGGGCGGGAAGAAACAGGCCGACGACAAGGACGGCGCGGACGAGGCGGAGAGATCGGAGGAGGCGGAGAGGTCCGGCGAGGCCGAGCGCCTGGAGGAGAGCGAAGCCTCCGCCGACGCGGAGATATCGAGCGAGAAGGAGAGGTCGGGCGAGAAGGAGCGCGCGGACGAGCTGAGCCCCAACGCGCGCGTGCGCGAGACCGGCTACAAGAACAACTACGTGCACGCGCACAACGTGCAAGTCGACGACAACCAGCCGCTCGTCCGGACCGTCAAACGGAAGAAGCCCAAGAAGGCCTGA